A stretch of the Candidatus Zixiibacteriota bacterium genome encodes the following:
- a CDS encoding DUF362 domain-containing protein — MTLLDDCLTRRDFIKGAGGVAVGLAVGLPALADDIIQDAEVRSRVVLIRHESVVGSDGKINAALIQQMLDEAVVALFGKEKPIDCWQQIIRPSDIVGIKSNEWKYLPTPPEVEQAIRARLLEVGVLAENIAIDDRGVLDNPVFLTATALINTRPMRTHAWSGVGSLIKNYIMFAENPPDYHDDACAGLAKLWQLPIVKGKTRLNVLVMLTPQFHSVGPHHFDRSYIWNYNGLIVSTDPVAADSVGLRIIQRKRQAVFGEDRPIQPTAHHIALADIEYHLGNSLPENIELIRLGWERDILI, encoded by the coding sequence ATGACTCTGCTCGATGATTGTCTTACCCGACGCGATTTTATCAAAGGGGCCGGCGGTGTCGCGGTCGGCTTAGCGGTCGGGCTGCCGGCGCTCGCCGACGATATCATTCAGGATGCCGAGGTCAGGTCGCGGGTGGTGCTCATTCGCCACGAGTCGGTGGTCGGCAGCGACGGCAAGATCAACGCTGCTCTGATACAGCAGATGCTCGATGAAGCGGTAGTTGCGCTTTTCGGCAAGGAGAAACCGATTGACTGCTGGCAACAGATTATCAGGCCCTCTGACATAGTGGGCATCAAGAGCAATGAATGGAAATACCTCCCAACTCCGCCCGAGGTGGAGCAGGCGATCCGAGCGCGTCTCCTCGAAGTCGGCGTGTTAGCTGAGAATATCGCCATTGATGATCGCGGCGTACTCGACAACCCGGTGTTCCTGACGGCGACGGCACTGATCAACACGCGCCCGATGCGCACCCATGCCTGGTCGGGTGTGGGCAGCCTGATCAAGAACTACATCATGTTCGCCGAAAACCCGCCGGACTATCACGATGACGCGTGCGCCGGACTGGCAAAGCTATGGCAACTGCCCATAGTCAAGGGCAAGACACGGCTCAATGTTCTGGTGATGCTCACGCCGCAGTTCCACAGTGTCGGGCCGCACCACTTTGATCGGAGTTATATCTGGAATTACAACGGCCTGATCGTCAGTACTGACCCGGTGGCCGCCGACAGCGTGGGGCTGCGTATCATACAGCGTAAGAGGCAGGCAGTATTCGGCGAAGATCGCCCTATTCAGCCGACCGCTCATCATATCGCCCTGGCTGACATCGAGTATCATCTTGGCAACAGCCTGCCCGAGAACATCGAACTGATCCGCCTCGGCTGGGAGCGTGATATCCTCATCTGA
- a CDS encoding hemolysin family protein, giving the protein MDRELLLELAAIVVLVLANGLFALAEFSIISSRLSRLAQKSAEKKWGATRARKLRSDPERFLASIQVGITLVTALMGVFSGATIVAKIEAALMHSPWQWVVESATTLAMGLVVVGITILSVVIGELVPKYIALSYPERFARYVAAPAGVFIKLTAPFSRMLSWQANAIVRMLGFKRSDSHHHVTEEEINVMVLEGKRRGVFDETEHEFIRSVFDFADSTARRAMTPRPDVIALDRTADPEAILRTITEQGYSRYPVYEETIDKVIGVIHTKDLIERRVDLGRIDLGALIRPALFVPDSMPLPRLLKEFQRGRNHMAIVLDEFGGTAGIITIEDILEELVGEIQDEYDAEPAPIARLSESSLFADGDVWPGDANELIDSHLPEDEHDTLAGLLLEALGRLPDKYEAVNIADARLTVLAKSENRILRLKVEKISSEATPRA; this is encoded by the coding sequence ATGGACCGCGAACTTCTCCTGGAGTTGGCGGCCATCGTTGTCCTGGTGCTCGCCAACGGGCTTTTCGCGCTGGCGGAATTCTCCATCATTTCTAGCCGGCTGAGCCGCCTCGCTCAGAAATCCGCGGAAAAGAAATGGGGCGCCACGCGCGCGAGAAAGCTGCGCTCCGATCCGGAGCGTTTCTTGGCGTCGATTCAGGTCGGTATTACCCTGGTGACGGCGCTTATGGGCGTATTCTCCGGCGCCACGATAGTCGCCAAGATCGAGGCCGCTCTGATGCACTCGCCCTGGCAGTGGGTCGTAGAATCCGCAACCACGCTTGCCATGGGCCTGGTGGTGGTGGGCATCACGATCCTGTCCGTGGTGATCGGCGAACTGGTTCCGAAGTATATCGCGCTGAGTTACCCGGAGCGATTCGCCCGCTACGTAGCCGCACCGGCCGGCGTGTTCATCAAGCTTACGGCGCCGTTTTCGCGCATGTTGAGCTGGCAGGCCAACGCGATCGTGCGCATGCTTGGATTCAAACGCTCTGACAGTCATCATCACGTCACCGAGGAAGAGATCAATGTGATGGTCCTGGAGGGCAAGCGGCGGGGGGTATTCGACGAGACCGAGCACGAGTTCATCCGCTCGGTCTTCGATTTTGCCGACTCCACCGCGCGCCGCGCCATGACTCCGCGGCCCGATGTAATAGCCCTTGACCGTACCGCCGATCCGGAGGCGATCCTCCGCACGATCACCGAGCAGGGCTACAGCCGGTACCCCGTATATGAAGAAACCATCGATAAAGTAATCGGAGTCATTCACACCAAGGACCTGATCGAGCGGCGGGTCGACCTTGGCCGGATTGATCTGGGCGCGCTCATTCGACCGGCCCTGTTTGTGCCGGATTCCATGCCGCTCCCGCGCCTGCTCAAGGAGTTTCAGCGCGGCCGCAACCACATGGCGATAGTGCTCGACGAGTTCGGCGGTACGGCAGGGATCATCACGATCGAGGACATCCTCGAGGAACTCGTGGGAGAGATTCAGGACGAGTACGATGCCGAGCCGGCGCCGATCGCCCGGCTCTCCGAGAGTTCGCTCTTTGCCGATGGCGATGTCTGGCCGGGTGACGCCAACGAGCTGATCGATAGTCACCTGCCCGAGGATGAGCACGACACACTCGCGGGCCTGCTCTTGGAGGCTCTGGGGCGGCTGCCCGACAAGTACGAGGCGGTGAACATCGCCGACGCTCGCCTGACGGTGCTGGCCAAGAGCGAGAATCGGATTCTGCGTCTGAAGGTCGAGAAGATCAGCTCTGAGGCCACGCCGCGCGCTTAA
- a CDS encoding cation:dicarboxylase symporter family transporter, protein MSERIVKMLPLLLLGGVLLGVLFGYFLPQVGLALAFLGQLFVGGLRLIMVPLLIAGTITGVASFGELRKIGGAVSTMLAYFAATSVAAVVVAIGAAIVFVPQAGFAGLFASPTTAPWASLGEVFSGLIPGNLFQAVIQGKFLGVAVGAVLLGGVLASMGLRGRTVVTFFKGLHEGLLQVVKYVMYLAPLGVFSLVAAAVAGSVSSPLELSATLGSYLWAALVATAIFGVVVLPLSIWFFGGRPIWPFFSELSPALLTAFGSSSKTATYPVTYQCLIEKSHVDHRSVSTVLPVSTALGLDGTAILMTVGTVFAAHAFGLSVGFGVVLLVAGLSVLIAIAAAGIPSSTLLAAPVLFGVVGLSAEQAAVAVAGMAALDWLVDRVKAMVSVASDATACTVVARALETRAAVRPPRARHPERPERETGEMVRERVGFRPDSFGDRRRRGGPGGRERVRRDEPGGGRPAPVGGGYRGRAENDERSPFQMKAGRTPALGIDRDRPAPERPPREERRDRDERRDRDERREPRRPFEGSGESRRPRGRFRHGTDRPETGPPRRPAEASAEGTTAPAEPPRLKPEVVARELSRVSAQLRDSDAEPTPELEAVAPSDDLNDDLPPGPEEPTPFRHGRHIDDELPESDSESDEGNRDMFEARDYEAPGAVEAADDSQEGSRESHGDGESADIAFGRGRHFRGAAFRGAEATPKEESPEKPEDEVAPPGFSSEDVSFGRIKRKRPR, encoded by the coding sequence ATGAGTGAAAGAATCGTCAAGATGCTGCCGCTGTTGTTGCTCGGAGGCGTCCTGTTGGGGGTGCTGTTCGGGTACTTCCTGCCGCAGGTCGGTCTGGCCCTGGCATTCCTGGGCCAATTGTTCGTGGGAGGTTTGCGTTTGATCATGGTCCCGCTTCTGATCGCGGGGACCATCACCGGGGTTGCGTCGTTTGGTGAGTTGCGTAAGATCGGGGGAGCGGTTTCGACTATGCTCGCTTATTTCGCGGCAACCTCTGTCGCGGCGGTGGTTGTGGCGATCGGAGCAGCGATCGTTTTCGTGCCGCAAGCCGGTTTCGCCGGTCTGTTTGCGTCGCCGACGACCGCTCCATGGGCCTCACTTGGTGAGGTTTTCAGCGGCCTCATCCCCGGCAATCTGTTTCAAGCAGTCATTCAGGGCAAATTCCTGGGCGTGGCCGTCGGCGCGGTGCTGCTGGGCGGGGTACTGGCGTCAATGGGGCTGCGTGGCCGCACAGTGGTCACGTTTTTCAAGGGCCTCCACGAGGGCCTTCTCCAGGTAGTCAAGTACGTAATGTACTTGGCTCCGCTCGGTGTCTTCTCGCTGGTTGCGGCTGCTGTCGCGGGGAGTGTTTCGTCGCCACTTGAATTATCAGCTACGCTGGGATCGTACCTGTGGGCGGCGCTTGTCGCGACGGCGATATTCGGTGTTGTGGTTTTGCCTCTGTCGATCTGGTTCTTTGGCGGCCGCCCGATTTGGCCATTTTTTTCTGAGCTTTCACCCGCCTTGCTGACCGCGTTCGGCTCTTCATCCAAAACAGCAACCTACCCGGTAACTTACCAATGCTTGATTGAGAAGTCGCATGTCGATCACCGTTCCGTGTCGACCGTGCTTCCGGTGAGTACGGCGCTCGGGCTGGATGGCACCGCCATACTGATGACAGTCGGCACCGTATTCGCCGCCCACGCCTTTGGTCTCTCGGTCGGATTTGGTGTAGTTTTGCTGGTCGCCGGGCTTTCTGTTCTCATCGCAATAGCCGCCGCGGGCATCCCCTCGTCGACTCTGCTGGCCGCGCCGGTACTTTTCGGAGTCGTAGGCTTGTCTGCGGAGCAGGCGGCGGTGGCAGTTGCCGGCATGGCGGCTTTGGACTGGCTGGTTGACCGAGTGAAAGCGATGGTTTCTGTCGCCAGCGATGCCACTGCCTGCACGGTGGTGGCCCGGGCGCTTGAAACGCGCGCTGCAGTACGTCCCCCCCGCGCGCGACATCCCGAACGGCCCGAACGCGAAACCGGAGAAATGGTCCGCGAGCGCGTGGGCTTTCGGCCCGACAGTTTCGGCGATCGCCGTCGCCGCGGAGGCCCTGGTGGCCGTGAGCGAGTGCGACGCGACGAACCAGGCGGGGGTCGACCTGCACCGGTCGGTGGCGGGTACCGTGGCCGCGCCGAAAACGACGAACGCTCGCCCTTCCAGATGAAGGCCGGGCGCACTCCCGCGCTGGGGATCGATCGCGATCGCCCCGCGCCTGAGCGCCCGCCGCGCGAAGAGAGGCGGGACCGCGATGAGCGACGGGACCGCGACGAGCGCCGTGAGCCAAGGCGGCCGTTTGAAGGGTCGGGCGAGTCGCGCCGGCCGCGCGGTAGATTCCGCCACGGAACAGACAGGCCGGAGACCGGCCCCCCGCGCCGTCCGGCGGAAGCGTCCGCCGAAGGTACAACTGCCCCCGCCGAACCACCCCGGCTCAAGCCGGAGGTAGTCGCCAGAGAATTGTCCAGGGTGTCGGCGCAGTTGCGCGATTCAGATGCAGAGCCGACGCCTGAGCTTGAAGCCGTAGCGCCGTCCGATGATCTCAATGACGACCTGCCGCCCGGTCCGGAAGAGCCGACCCCGTTCCGCCACGGGCGCCATATTGACGATGAACTTCCCGAAAGCGACTCGGAGTCCGACGAAGGAAATCGGGATATGTTCGAGGCGCGGGATTACGAGGCCCCGGGCGCGGTGGAAGCGGCCGACGATTCGCAGGAAGGCAGCAGGGAGAGCCATGGCGATGGCGAATCTGCGGATATTGCCTTTGGACGCGGCCGTCATTTTCGGGGAGCGGCATTTCGTGGCGCCGAGGCGACACCAAAAGAAGAGTCGCCAGAGAAGCCGGAAGACGAGGTCGCGCCGCCGGGGTTTTCATCCGAAGACGTTTCTTTCGGGCGGATCAAGCGCAAGCGACCCCGCTGA
- a CDS encoding M48 family metalloprotease: MNSVKVTFMMLGLIALFVAVGYSAGGQSGMVMAFVFASIMNFLAYWFSDKVVLAMYRARRVNESDHPKLFRVVRRVVQQAMMPTMPAVYIVPTRAPNAFATGRSLDHAAVAVSEGLLELLTEDELEGVIGHEIAHIQNKDMLVGTIAATFAGAIGILASIARWGAIFGGGGGRDDNRGGAIGLLVAAFLAPIVAMIIQMAISRQREYKADAESGRVTGKYLSLASALEKLHRSPIRMNLDDRPATAHLMIANPLSGKSFTTLFSTHPPVEERISRLRQMAQMPHHG, from the coding sequence ATGAACAGTGTTAAAGTTACTTTCATGATGCTTGGTCTGATAGCCCTCTTCGTGGCTGTCGGATATTCAGCAGGCGGCCAGTCTGGCATGGTGATGGCTTTTGTCTTCGCCTCGATCATGAACTTCCTGGCCTATTGGTTCTCGGACAAGGTGGTGCTGGCCATGTATCGCGCTCGTCGCGTGAATGAGTCAGACCATCCGAAGTTGTTTCGCGTTGTCCGCAGGGTGGTCCAGCAGGCCATGATGCCGACCATGCCGGCGGTTTACATCGTGCCGACCCGCGCCCCCAATGCCTTTGCCACCGGCCGCAGCCTGGATCACGCCGCGGTGGCAGTGTCGGAGGGACTTCTCGAGCTGCTGACCGAAGACGAACTGGAAGGCGTGATCGGCCACGAAATAGCTCACATTCAGAATAAAGACATGCTGGTTGGTACAATCGCGGCCACGTTTGCCGGTGCGATCGGCATACTGGCGTCGATCGCCCGCTGGGGGGCGATTTTCGGAGGCGGTGGCGGCCGCGACGACAACCGCGGCGGCGCTATCGGCCTCCTTGTAGCCGCGTTCCTTGCGCCGATTGTAGCGATGATCATTCAGATGGCCATATCGCGCCAGCGTGAGTACAAAGCCGACGCTGAGAGCGGGCGGGTTACGGGCAAGTACCTTTCGCTGGCTTCGGCGCTCGAAAAACTGCATCGCTCACCGATTCGCATGAATCTCGATGATCGTCCGGCCACAGCACACCTGATGATTGCCAACCCGCTCTCGGGAAAGAGCTTTACGACCCTGTTCTCGACCCATCCGCCGGTTGAGGAGCGGATCAGCAGGCTGCGGCAGATGGCTCAGATGCCACACCATGGATGA
- a CDS encoding DUF6599 family protein yields MTHELLSGFIEVGIAGPQLAMPMTTYQLLQLQFRRVPVYVAGLYLVCTLSLFLGSCDESARKGRIKLEHHLPPQLNSWQRQPGVAIFNRETIFDYIDGAGEVYNSYAFQEVALARYTQDNQPEVTVELFDMGVPEDAYGVFSYAREQEESGIGGGYELRGGVLCFWQARFYACVTIERSDEQSGELLKSIAGALSDFLPRPSIRPPLVDALPSEGMSLSSVRYFHNQQSLNYHYYLARENILNLDSTTSVVLARYQAASASLILIAYRDVTTASTALASFRSDYLSASDTNFPVEIKPGKFASCVQVNKYVAVVLDAPSPHVADSLLDASRASLSRLN; encoded by the coding sequence TTGACTCACGAACTGCTTAGTGGCTTTATTGAAGTTGGAATCGCCGGTCCGCAACTCGCCATGCCTATGACAACCTACCAACTCCTGCAACTACAGTTCAGACGTGTTCCAGTCTATGTGGCCGGCCTTTATCTGGTCTGCACGCTCTCGTTATTTCTCGGATCGTGCGATGAATCGGCGCGGAAGGGCAGGATAAAGTTAGAACATCACCTTCCTCCTCAGCTCAACTCCTGGCAGCGGCAGCCTGGTGTTGCCATCTTTAACCGCGAAACGATCTTCGACTATATCGACGGCGCCGGTGAGGTTTACAACTCATACGCGTTCCAAGAAGTCGCCCTGGCGCGCTATACACAGGACAATCAGCCCGAAGTTACAGTCGAATTGTTTGACATGGGTGTGCCGGAGGATGCCTACGGTGTATTCAGCTATGCGCGCGAGCAGGAAGAATCAGGTATCGGCGGCGGCTACGAGTTGCGCGGCGGCGTGCTCTGTTTCTGGCAGGCCAGGTTCTATGCCTGCGTGACAATCGAGCGAAGCGACGAGCAATCAGGTGAGCTGCTGAAGTCGATAGCGGGCGCACTTAGCGATTTCCTGCCTCGCCCATCAATTAGGCCGCCCCTTGTCGATGCTCTGCCGTCCGAGGGCATGAGTCTGTCCAGCGTCCGTTATTTTCACAATCAGCAATCGCTCAACTACCACTACTATCTGGCGCGGGAGAATATCCTCAACCTGGATTCGACCACCAGCGTGGTTCTCGCTCGCTATCAAGCGGCCTCCGCCTCTCTAATCCTGATAGCATACCGGGACGTCACGACCGCCTCGACGGCATTGGCATCGTTCCGGAGCGACTATCTATCAGCATCCGATACGAACTTCCCGGTGGAGATTAAGCCGGGGAAGTTTGCGTCTTGCGTTCAGGTCAATAAATATGTCGCCGTGGTGCTCGATGCCCCGAGCCCCCACGTCGCGGACAGCCTGCTCGATGCATCGCGTGCCAGTCTGTCCCGTCTCAATTAG
- a CDS encoding dipeptidase: MRRFTLVLGLALLVTHCAKRNDLHFDALVADLHSDAVLRMMEGADFGTRDTAGDMDIPRLRDGGIDLQVMACWLSTTTPLEECRPHVDSMLDSLMVQLDRYPDEVAVCRTAADAERIIASNKTAVFIGIENGVAIANDTANLRHFYERGVRYMTLTHTASNDWCISSADTAPAFQGLTDLGRDIVRKMNELGMIVDISHASPTAVDEVLEITTDPIIASHSCVYALCKHDRNLTDDQIRAIAANGGVIGINFYNGYLSDEWNRMADSLFEAYEPTFDSVDSTFVDDKTGRRAARAVLFEEIERKLAPVGVNVATVVDHIDYIVKLVGPDHVALGSDFDGVFALPAGLDDCTGVPRITEELLARAYSEGDIRKILGGNFMRVFRQVCD; this comes from the coding sequence ATGCGACGATTCACTCTTGTGCTCGGGCTGGCTTTGCTGGTAACGCACTGCGCGAAGCGGAACGACCTTCACTTTGACGCGCTGGTTGCCGATTTGCACAGCGACGCAGTGCTGCGCATGATGGAAGGCGCCGATTTCGGCACGCGCGACACCGCCGGTGACATGGACATTCCGCGCCTGCGCGACGGGGGTATCGATCTTCAGGTAATGGCCTGCTGGCTGTCCACGACAACGCCGCTGGAGGAGTGTCGCCCTCACGTAGACAGCATGTTGGATTCGCTCATGGTGCAGCTTGATCGGTATCCGGATGAGGTCGCAGTGTGCCGAACGGCCGCGGACGCGGAGCGGATTATCGCTTCAAACAAAACAGCCGTCTTTATCGGCATCGAGAATGGCGTGGCCATCGCCAATGATACCGCGAACCTGCGCCACTTCTACGAGCGTGGAGTGCGGTACATGACCCTGACCCATACGGCGTCGAACGACTGGTGTATATCATCGGCCGATACCGCTCCGGCGTTTCAAGGATTGACCGATCTTGGCCGCGACATAGTGCGTAAGATGAATGAGCTCGGGATGATCGTCGATATTTCTCATGCGTCGCCGACGGCTGTCGACGAGGTCCTGGAGATTACCACTGATCCGATAATCGCGTCGCACTCGTGCGTGTATGCGCTTTGTAAGCATGATCGAAACCTCACTGACGATCAGATCAGGGCGATAGCCGCCAACGGAGGCGTGATCGGGATCAACTTCTACAATGGATACCTATCGGACGAATGGAACCGGATGGCCGATTCGTTATTCGAGGCATACGAACCGACATTTGATTCGGTTGATAGCACCTTTGTTGACGACAAGACCGGCCGTCGTGCCGCTAGGGCAGTTCTCTTTGAAGAAATTGAGCGGAAGCTCGCGCCTGTTGGGGTCAATGTCGCCACGGTAGTCGATCATATCGATTACATCGTCAAGCTGGTCGGGCCCGACCATGTCGCCCTGGGGTCTGATTTCGATGGGGTCTTTGCTCTGCCCGCGGGCCTGGACGATTGCACGGGTGTGCCGCGTATCACCGAGGAGTTACTCGCCCGAGCCTACAGCGAGGGGGATATTCGCAAAATTCTCGGCGGCAATTTCATGCGGGTATTTCGACAAGTTTGCGACTGA